In the Candidatus Binatia bacterium genome, one interval contains:
- a CDS encoding amidohydrolase, producing the protein MNGESPAILYTGAEIITLESDRPRAEALATLGDRIVAVGTEDACREALAAASAVRRVDLSGRCLLPGFIDTHLHPIALAYFDLNADLRGVRSIAALQQTLRAAAARLPAGEWLVGLQLEDAELAERRLPTRVELDAACPDRPVVVLKHDGHSAAGNGAALAAAGIDARTPDPPGGHIERGADGAPTGPCRESAAQRLFGAVPTVALERLQATARTSFRRLSAHGITSAGVVLQTDDEGPGGAAGSLESLAMQFLLDDTPFSTYAILIGRSVDAVLAARATSLHDPAAGRRVGGYKIYADGTFGSCTASMREPFADRPDTRGYLTLAEDELFERMRAAHDAGLQICVHAIGDAAVERCVGLYERLLAERPRPDHRHRIEHASLVPPETVPRMARCGLHVSTQPLFIHSEKEWLPRRLGYDRVRDVYPLRALVDAGVVVGGASDAPVESTAVLHAIECCVTREGFETQQALTPLQALRLFTSDAARLQFEEREKGTLAPGKRADLVVLSANPLDTAPERIADIRVLRTVTGGRVVYDHEGKVE; encoded by the coding sequence GGAGATAATCACGCTCGAGTCGGACCGGCCGCGGGCCGAAGCGCTGGCGACGCTCGGCGATCGCATCGTTGCGGTCGGTACGGAGGATGCCTGTCGCGAGGCACTGGCGGCAGCATCGGCCGTCCGCCGCGTCGACTTGAGCGGTCGCTGCCTGCTTCCCGGGTTCATCGACACGCACCTGCATCCGATTGCGCTCGCCTATTTCGATCTGAACGCGGATCTGCGCGGCGTGCGCAGCATCGCGGCGCTGCAGCAAACGTTGCGCGCGGCGGCGGCCCGCCTGCCCGCGGGCGAATGGCTCGTCGGCCTGCAACTCGAAGATGCCGAGTTGGCCGAGCGGCGTCTGCCCACCAGAGTCGAACTTGACGCCGCATGTCCCGACCGGCCGGTGGTGGTTCTGAAACACGACGGCCACAGTGCCGCCGGTAACGGCGCGGCGCTGGCGGCGGCCGGCATCGATGCCCGCACGCCCGATCCACCCGGCGGCCACATCGAACGCGGCGCCGACGGCGCTCCCACCGGTCCGTGCCGCGAGAGTGCCGCGCAGCGCCTGTTCGGTGCCGTGCCGACGGTTGCGCTGGAGCGGCTGCAGGCGACTGCCCGGACGTCGTTTCGCCGCCTCTCGGCCCACGGGATCACGTCGGCCGGCGTGGTGTTGCAGACCGACGACGAGGGCCCCGGCGGTGCGGCGGGAAGTCTGGAATCGCTGGCAATGCAGTTCCTGCTCGACGACACTCCCTTTTCGACTTACGCGATTCTGATCGGCCGCAGCGTCGACGCCGTTCTGGCGGCGCGAGCGACGTCGCTGCACGACCCCGCCGCCGGGCGTCGGGTGGGAGGGTACAAAATCTACGCCGACGGCACCTTCGGTAGTTGCACCGCGAGCATGCGAGAGCCGTTTGCCGACCGGCCCGATACGCGCGGTTATCTCACGCTCGCCGAGGACGAGTTGTTCGAGCGCATGCGCGCCGCTCACGACGCCGGGCTGCAGATCTGCGTACACGCCATCGGCGATGCCGCCGTCGAGCGCTGCGTGGGGCTCTACGAGCGGTTGCTGGCCGAGCGGCCGCGCCCCGATCACCGCCATCGCATCGAGCACGCGTCGCTGGTGCCGCCGGAGACGGTGCCTCGCATGGCGCGTTGCGGGTTGCACGTCTCGACACAACCGCTGTTCATTCATTCGGAGAAGGAGTGGCTGCCGCGGCGCCTCGGTTATGACCGCGTGCGTGACGTGTACCCGCTGCGCGCCCTCGTCGACGCGGGCGTTGTCGTCGGCGGAGCCTCCGACGCGCCGGTCGAATCGACCGCGGTGCTGCACGCCATCGAGTGTTGCGTTACCCGCGAGGGATTCGAAACGCAGCAGGCGCTGACGCCGCTACAGGCGTTGCGGCTGTTCACGTCCGACGCGGCCCGGCTGCAGTTCGAGGAGCGGGAGAAGGGCACGCTCGCGCCCGGCAAACGCGCGGACCTGGTCGTGCTGAGCGCCAACCCGCTCGACACGGCTCCCGAACGCATTGCCGACATTCGCGTGTTGCGGACCGTGACCGGCGGCCGCGTCGTCTACGACCACGAAGGGAAGGTGGAATGA
- a CDS encoding GNAT family N-acetyltransferase → MTARVSSDSPLAAEATGRESGVLIRPAHPDDIETLVSFEQAMARETEDLTLDPETLRTGVSKLIADPTRGRCFVVEVQGEAVATLAVTLEWSDWRNGFFWWIQSVYVAPAHRRKGHYRRLHEYVRARAAADPEVCGLRLYVEQDNRAAQETYRALGMFETAYRVFEQPLRSGR, encoded by the coding sequence ATGACTGCCAGGGTGTCATCCGACTCGCCGCTCGCGGCGGAAGCGACAGGGCGGGAATCCGGTGTCCTCATTCGGCCCGCGCACCCCGACGACATCGAGACGCTGGTCTCCTTCGAGCAGGCCATGGCGCGCGAGACCGAGGATCTGACGCTCGATCCCGAGACGCTGCGGACCGGCGTGAGCAAGCTGATCGCCGATCCAACCCGTGGCCGCTGCTTCGTCGTCGAGGTGCAGGGCGAAGCGGTGGCGACGCTGGCGGTGACGCTGGAGTGGAGCGACTGGCGAAACGGCTTCTTCTGGTGGATTCAAAGTGTCTACGTCGCGCCGGCGCATCGTCGCAAAGGGCACTACCGGCGGTTGCACGAGTACGTGCGCGCCCGGGCCGCCGCCGACCCCGAGGTGTGCGGCTTGCGTCTCTACGTCGAGCAGGACAACCGAGCCGCGCAGGAAACGTACCGCGCCCTCGGCATGTTCGAAACCGCCTATCGAGTGTTCGAGCAGCCGCTCCGATCGGGGCGCTGA
- the icd gene encoding NADP-dependent isocitrate dehydrogenase, whose product MTQANPPAGDSIRCTNGRLEVPDHPIVPFIEGDGTGPDIWRASQRVFDAAVEKAYAGKRKIAWHEVLAGEKAFNRLQTWLPDETVQAFSDYIVGIKGPLTTPIGGGIRSLNVALRQLLDLYVCLRPVRHFAGVPSPVRRPEQVDMVIFRENTEDIYAGIEWEAQSPEARKLIAFLQQEMGVKKIRFPETSAVGVKPVSLQGSERLIRAAIEYAVRHKRRSLALVHKGNIMKFTEGAFRDWGYALARREFRDQSVTERESWILGNVEARPAIGVEENAREIEPGYDLMPTAQQAKVRAEVEAALALRPTHGDGKWKQKLLVRDVIADITLQQVLTRPRDFDVIATLNLNGDYLSDALAAQVGGIGIAPGGNINYVSGHAIFEATHGTAPKYANLDKVNPGSVILSGEMMFRHLGWDEAADRIVKGVGGAIAARTVTYDFHRLMDGARLLKCSEFATEIIGHM is encoded by the coding sequence ATGACGCAAGCCAACCCGCCCGCCGGCGACAGCATCCGTTGCACCAACGGTCGCCTCGAGGTCCCCGACCACCCGATCGTCCCTTTCATCGAAGGCGACGGCACGGGGCCCGACATCTGGCGCGCCAGCCAGCGCGTGTTCGACGCGGCTGTGGAGAAAGCTTACGCCGGCAAGCGAAAGATCGCCTGGCACGAGGTGCTCGCCGGCGAGAAGGCCTTCAATAGACTGCAGACCTGGCTGCCGGACGAAACCGTGCAGGCGTTCAGCGACTACATCGTCGGGATCAAGGGTCCGCTGACCACACCGATCGGCGGCGGCATCCGCTCGCTTAACGTGGCGCTGCGTCAGTTGCTCGACCTCTACGTTTGTCTGCGGCCGGTCCGTCACTTCGCCGGCGTGCCCAGTCCCGTGCGCCGGCCCGAGCAGGTCGACATGGTCATCTTCCGCGAGAACACGGAGGACATCTACGCCGGTATCGAGTGGGAGGCGCAGAGCCCCGAGGCGAGGAAGCTGATCGCTTTCCTGCAGCAGGAGATGGGGGTTAAGAAGATCCGGTTTCCGGAAACCAGCGCCGTCGGGGTCAAGCCGGTGTCCTTGCAGGGCTCGGAGCGATTGATCCGGGCTGCCATCGAGTACGCCGTGCGTCACAAGCGCCGCAGCCTCGCCCTGGTGCACAAGGGCAACATCATGAAGTTCACGGAGGGGGCCTTCCGCGACTGGGGATACGCGCTGGCCCGCCGGGAGTTTCGCGACCAGTCGGTCACCGAGCGCGAAAGCTGGATACTCGGTAACGTCGAAGCGCGGCCGGCAATCGGCGTCGAGGAGAACGCCCGCGAGATCGAGCCCGGGTACGATCTGATGCCCACGGCGCAGCAGGCGAAGGTCCGCGCCGAGGTCGAGGCCGCACTGGCCCTCCGGCCGACGCACGGCGACGGCAAGTGGAAGCAGAAGCTACTCGTCCGTGATGTCATCGCCGACATCACGTTGCAGCAGGTGCTTACCCGGCCGCGCGACTTCGACGTCATCGCCACCCTCAACCTCAACGGCGACTACCTGTCCGACGCTCTCGCCGCGCAGGTCGGTGGCATCGGCATCGCACCGGGCGGCAATATCAACTACGTCAGCGGGCACGCGATCTTCGAAGCCACGCACGGCACCGCGCCGAAGTATGCCAACCTCGACAAGGTAAACCCCGGCTCGGTGATCCTGTCGGGAGAGATGATGTTCCGGCACCTCGGTTGGGACGAGGCGGCGGACCGGATCGTCAAGGGTGTCGGAGGTGCGATCGCCGCCAGGACGGTGACGTACGACTTCCACCGCCTCATGGACGGCGCCAGGCTGCTCAAGTGCTCCGAGTTCGCCACCGAGATCATCGGACATATGTGA
- a CDS encoding sulfotransferase, translated as MIAETVLAQLRWVRVSDPNVDLSRFPDFLIVGPQRTGTTWLHANLRFHPQVFLAEPKELFFFSRLKTPDDPRFQSNNLGWYLRFFRDPWWRYLAKTAISLRRYRRLYRPRVRGEATASYATIDTDVIREIALLAPEVKAIMMIRDPVDRAWSHAKKDLVRKTRRRVRDVPDEEFRQFFVQPYQIGCARYVHNYDRWASQLRPGHLRAWLFDDVQRRPEAMLAEVMEFLGVDSDRRYIGDLAREAVNPTASSEVPERHRLFLEELFAEDLRALKERFGLSWTR; from the coding sequence GTGATTGCCGAGACGGTTCTTGCGCAGCTTCGCTGGGTGCGGGTGAGCGATCCAAACGTGGATCTCTCCCGGTTCCCCGATTTTCTCATCGTCGGTCCGCAGCGGACCGGAACGACATGGCTGCACGCCAACCTGCGATTTCACCCGCAGGTGTTTCTGGCCGAGCCGAAGGAGCTGTTTTTCTTCAGCCGTCTGAAGACCCCGGACGACCCGCGCTTTCAGTCGAACAACCTCGGCTGGTACCTGCGGTTCTTCCGCGATCCGTGGTGGCGTTATCTGGCGAAGACCGCGATATCGCTGCGGCGCTACCGGCGTCTGTACCGGCCCCGCGTGCGCGGCGAGGCTACCGCCAGCTACGCGACGATCGACACCGATGTGATCCGCGAGATCGCGCTGCTTGCGCCCGAGGTCAAGGCGATCATGATGATTCGCGACCCGGTCGACCGGGCGTGGTCGCATGCCAAGAAGGATCTCGTCCGCAAGACCAGGCGCCGGGTGCGCGACGTTCCGGACGAGGAGTTCCGGCAGTTCTTCGTCCAGCCCTATCAGATCGGTTGCGCGCGTTACGTCCACAACTACGACCGGTGGGCAAGTCAGTTGCGCCCCGGGCACCTGCGCGCCTGGCTGTTCGACGACGTCCAGCGTCGGCCCGAGGCGATGCTCGCCGAGGTTATGGAGTTCCTCGGCGTCGACAGCGACCGGCGCTACATCGGCGACCTGGCCCGCGAAGCGGTCAACCCGACCGCGTCATCCGAAGTTCCGGAGCGCCACCGGTTGTTTCTGGAGGAGTTGTTCGCCGAGGATCTGCGGGCGCTGAAAGAGCGCTTCGGACTGAGTTGGACCCGCTGA
- a CDS encoding glycosyltransferase, with the protein MPVRFSVIIPVGTAATPAAVLDSLDRLRFPKDEFEIVVEAGPNPSRNRNRAIARAAGGILAFVDDDCVVDPDWLDRAHAFFTAYERYDVVGGPQLTPASDGFLARASGYVLASRFGAYRMASRYRRGPLNLAATEVNLSSANIFIKRHVFERCGLFDTRLWPNEETELLCRVERAGGRMAYDPALVVYHKRRRDLREFARQCFRYGTGRARQNALVGVRRPGVGVVVPSAFAAYVALLPLLGTVQPLFWIPAAAYCGFNLIASLHAALSYRDRSSVAVLPLLFLTIHLAYPIGFLLESARIRIFHGRIGDVDAAAGDGLGAAVAAERGAGR; encoded by the coding sequence ATGCCCGTCCGATTCTCTGTCATAATTCCGGTTGGAACGGCGGCGACCCCGGCCGCCGTGCTGGACTCGCTCGACAGGCTGCGTTTTCCGAAGGACGAGTTCGAGATCGTCGTCGAGGCGGGCCCCAACCCATCGCGCAACCGCAACCGGGCGATCGCCAGGGCGGCGGGCGGCATCCTTGCTTTCGTCGACGACGATTGCGTCGTCGATCCCGACTGGCTGGACCGCGCGCACGCCTTTTTCACCGCCTACGAGCGCTACGACGTGGTCGGCGGTCCGCAACTGACGCCGGCCTCGGACGGATTCCTGGCCAGGGCATCGGGCTACGTGCTGGCGTCACGCTTCGGCGCCTACAGGATGGCGAGCAGGTACCGGCGCGGACCGTTGAACCTTGCAGCGACGGAAGTGAATCTGTCCTCCGCCAACATCTTCATCAAGCGGCATGTCTTCGAGCGTTGTGGTTTGTTCGATACCCGCCTGTGGCCGAACGAGGAAACCGAGCTGCTCTGCCGAGTCGAACGGGCCGGCGGGAGGATGGCTTACGACCCGGCGCTGGTTGTGTACCACAAGCGGCGCAGAGACCTCCGTGAGTTCGCCCGGCAGTGCTTCCGGTACGGTACCGGACGGGCGCGCCAGAACGCTCTCGTGGGTGTGCGCCGGCCCGGCGTGGGCGTGGTTGTGCCGTCGGCGTTTGCGGCGTACGTCGCATTGCTCCCGTTGCTGGGCACCGTACAGCCGTTGTTTTGGATTCCGGCCGCCGCTTACTGCGGTTTCAACTTGATCGCGTCGCTTCATGCCGCCTTGTCGTACAGGGACCGGTCGTCGGTGGCTGTTCTCCCGCTGCTGTTCCTGACGATTCATCTCGCCTACCCCATCGGATTCCTGCTGGAGTCCGCCCGGATCCGTATCTTCCACGGCCGGATCGGCGACGTCGACGCCGCCGCAGGGGATGGATTGGGTGCGGCCGTCGCGGCGGAACGGGGAGCCGGGCGATGA
- a CDS encoding radical SAM protein encodes MKVMIGYPPLESEKGQGTLGQNRQFSWFSHPSYIYPMVPAQAATCLAQQGHEVLWTDAIAEEWEYGRFLSYFLRQGPDLVAFETKTPVVTRHWRIIRQLKSLAPSTKFVLMGDHVTALPAESLLACPVDFVVAGGDYDFALLSICDHLTTRTPLEAGIWFRDGATIRSGAAHGAEKRDYDALPLIDRELTRWDLYGEHLFYKPCTYTMVGRDCWRPRCTFCSWTTLWPRFRTRSAESLLDEIGHILDRYRVKEIFDDTGTFPVGAFLRTFCRGMIDRGFARRVHFSCNMRINALRLGDYRLMAKAGFRLLKFGIESASQKTLDMLGKGTSVEDLVRGCKEAKAAGLSPHLTTMVGYPWETRAEAQGTLDLVRRLFEDGYADTIQATVVIPYPGTPLFRQAEANGWLKYGRDWDTYDMTCPVMHAPFDDTEVMDMVKRLYGSFLSPRFIARKLLSIRSAADVMYYGRAAKVAVAHMMDFRRSERDLDAPRGPAPPATADDR; translated from the coding sequence ATGAAGGTGATGATCGGCTACCCGCCCCTGGAGAGCGAGAAGGGGCAGGGGACGCTGGGGCAGAACCGGCAGTTCTCCTGGTTCAGTCATCCGTCCTACATTTACCCGATGGTCCCGGCACAGGCAGCGACGTGTCTTGCGCAGCAAGGCCACGAGGTGCTCTGGACCGACGCCATTGCCGAGGAATGGGAATACGGGCGGTTTCTCTCGTACTTCCTTCGCCAGGGCCCCGACCTCGTTGCCTTCGAAACCAAGACGCCGGTGGTCACCCGGCACTGGCGGATCATCAGGCAACTGAAGAGCCTGGCGCCGAGCACGAAATTCGTCCTGATGGGCGATCATGTCACCGCCCTGCCGGCGGAAAGCCTGCTCGCCTGCCCGGTGGACTTCGTAGTCGCCGGCGGCGACTACGACTTCGCGCTGCTGAGCATCTGCGATCACCTCACGACGAGGACGCCGTTGGAGGCAGGCATCTGGTTCCGGGACGGCGCCACCATTCGTTCCGGCGCCGCGCACGGTGCAGAAAAAAGGGACTACGATGCGCTGCCGCTCATCGACCGCGAGCTGACGCGCTGGGATCTGTACGGCGAGCACCTGTTCTACAAGCCGTGTACGTACACCATGGTGGGCCGCGATTGCTGGCGGCCGCGCTGCACGTTCTGTAGCTGGACGACGCTGTGGCCGCGCTTCCGTACGCGGTCGGCGGAGTCGCTGCTCGATGAAATCGGCCACATCCTCGACCGCTACCGCGTCAAAGAGATCTTCGACGACACCGGCACGTTCCCCGTCGGTGCGTTTCTGCGAACGTTTTGTCGTGGCATGATCGACCGGGGGTTCGCCCGTCGCGTGCATTTCTCCTGTAACATGCGCATCAACGCGCTGCGGCTCGGCGATTATCGGCTGATGGCCAAAGCCGGTTTCCGGCTGCTCAAGTTCGGAATCGAGTCGGCGAGCCAGAAGACGCTCGACATGCTCGGCAAAGGCACTTCCGTCGAGGACCTCGTCCGCGGCTGCAAGGAGGCCAAGGCGGCCGGTCTATCGCCGCATCTGACGACGATGGTGGGTTATCCGTGGGAGACCCGAGCCGAAGCGCAGGGCACCCTCGACCTCGTGCGCCGGCTCTTCGAGGACGGCTACGCCGATACGATCCAGGCGACGGTGGTCATCCCGTACCCGGGCACGCCGCTGTTCCGGCAGGCGGAGGCCAACGGATGGTTGAAGTACGGGCGCGACTGGGACACGTACGATATGACCTGTCCGGTCATGCACGCACCCTTCGACGACACGGAGGTCATGGACATGGTCAAGCGGCTGTACGGGTCGTTCCTGTCGCCGCGATTCATCGCACGCAAGCTTCTCTCCATCCGCAGCGCGGCCGACGTGATGTACTACGGGCGGGCGGCAAAGGTGGCGGTGGCCCACATGATGGACTTTCGACGGAGCGAACGGGACCTCGATGCGCCGCGAGGACCGGCACCGCCGGCGACCGCCGATGACCGCTAG
- a CDS encoding class I SAM-dependent methyltransferase, with protein sequence MEDERCSICQAAVPPRVVFELRATDVDERFSIAECPACGVRRTLPVPDDLRSYYETELARSMISAPGPIFAWLRRMLLRLEVRRLLASDEQTYLDVGCGAGAVALALHQRGLRVRAADAWAARPPLLAGAPAVVYHRLDFDRHEISGLPSGDRYTVILRHVLEHLKDPSAFLRRLQDYGARRFYVVVPNSGALERRLLGSYWYLWDPPRHLWHFDAESLRALCDRVGLEVRALGHDTIPNLLPSVYRLLRLRGFGAAVCAPFGPKSALTALSAPLNFLLPGNVVWLLAEDTQRARPCRRLPCTRG encoded by the coding sequence ATGGAAGACGAGCGTTGTTCGATCTGTCAGGCGGCTGTCCCGCCCCGAGTGGTGTTCGAGTTGCGGGCCACCGACGTCGACGAGCGGTTCTCGATTGCCGAATGCCCCGCGTGCGGTGTGCGGCGCACGCTGCCGGTACCCGACGACCTCCGGAGCTACTACGAAACGGAGCTTGCCCGGAGCATGATCAGCGCCCCGGGGCCCATCTTTGCCTGGCTGCGGCGCATGCTCTTGCGGCTGGAGGTGCGGCGGCTGCTGGCGTCGGACGAGCAAACATACCTCGATGTCGGCTGCGGCGCGGGCGCGGTGGCGTTGGCGCTTCACCAGCGCGGCCTTCGCGTCCGCGCGGCCGACGCCTGGGCGGCGCGGCCGCCTCTCCTCGCCGGCGCTCCCGCCGTCGTGTATCATCGACTCGACTTCGATCGCCACGAGATTTCCGGCTTACCGTCAGGGGATCGTTACACTGTCATCCTGCGCCACGTGCTGGAGCACTTGAAGGACCCGAGTGCATTCCTGCGTCGGTTGCAGGACTACGGTGCGCGCCGATTCTACGTGGTTGTCCCCAACAGTGGGGCGCTGGAGCGGCGCCTCCTTGGGTCTTACTGGTATCTCTGGGATCCGCCCCGGCACCTCTGGCATTTCGACGCGGAGTCGCTTCGCGCACTCTGCGACCGTGTCGGCCTGGAGGTTCGCGCCCTCGGCCACGACACGATCCCGAACCTGTTGCCGAGTGTGTACCGGTTGTTGCGGCTCCGCGGTTTCGGGGCGGCGGTGTGTGCGCCGTTCGGTCCCAAGAGCGCGCTGACCGCACTCTCCGCTCCGCTCAACTTCCTGCTGCCCGGCAACGTGGTCTGGCTGCTCGCGGAGGACACGCAACGGGCGCGCCCGTGCCGGCGTTTGCCCTGCACTCGGGGCTGA
- a CDS encoding energy transducer TonB — protein sequence MIARQRGWEGTVRVSLAVGRDGNVQTASLRQSSGHGTLDEAAVAVARRSRFTPPETSGLPTPLFGHIEYRFQLSQAPWSTAQKEENAR from the coding sequence ATGATTGCCCGGCAGCGCGGCTGGGAAGGGACCGTTCGCGTCAGCCTCGCTGTCGGCCGCGACGGCAACGTCCAGACCGCGAGCCTGCGCCAGTCGTCGGGTCACGGCACCCTCGACGAGGCCGCCGTCGCGGTTGCGCGCCGCAGCCGCTTCACGCCCCCCGAGACCAGCGGTCTCCCGACGCCACTGTTCGGCCATATCGAGTATCGGTTTCAACTCTCGCAGGCGCCGTGGTCGACGGCGCAGAAGGAAGAGAATGCCAGATGA
- a CDS encoding TonB-dependent receptor, protein MTNACGLHSSGAIMIMRSAPNLPAAIIAAVLAATSPAWADEEPTSPMPPAAGAQERPLETVVVTATRIAQPIEAATTSIDVITADDIESRRADNAIEVLRDVPGVNLVQQGSPGTSASLFIRGANAEQTLTLLDGVTVNSTTLGQFNYGTLVTDNIDRIEVLRGYGGTLYGSAAVGGVVNVLTQPGSGPPSISLRGEGGNGGTQRYVMNLGGKKGIVGVSGSVGYGSSGGFQPVNDDYTNLTSTLRVDADLVERGTLRGFFRYIDAVTGLYNNLYYLSQPDPNARFSDELYLFKGEWEHQPLDAFSYRLSGYVTHETQVYTDPDPPFPGSSIRSTTPTQINDGQAQANYYFRNIGITTAGFEFQEQLARPKYLNSAANGGTESQSFDASRSMYSGYLLQQILLLDERLIGTGGFRVDAYEGFGEEVSPSFTAGYRHDWDDTERWSTHIKGSYAEGFRAPTFNELYFPNYGNPNLDAETSSEWDGGAEQNIWGPAVTVSGTYFFRRANRLIQGVFDPATFLFQAQNVGRADVQGVETGVILAPFTVLAQAPPLTNFTLKGWYTYLDWDVVGGNGTLLRRPHNTMSAVARWQFTDAFRSDDRIDMTAAVNFVGNRADADPTTFTIATNPNYTVVDGALTYSTAVPEVPWLEQIAVYCRINNMFDRNYQQALGFQAPPINWVLGTQVTF, encoded by the coding sequence ATGACGAACGCATGCGGTCTCCATTCGTCCGGCGCGATAATGATAATGCGGAGCGCGCCCAATCTGCCCGCCGCGATTATTGCCGCCGTGCTGGCAGCTACTTCGCCGGCCTGGGCGGACGAGGAACCGACCTCGCCGATGCCCCCTGCTGCAGGGGCGCAAGAACGCCCGCTCGAGACGGTCGTCGTCACCGCCACCCGCATTGCCCAACCGATCGAGGCGGCAACAACCTCGATCGACGTCATCACGGCCGACGATATCGAGAGCCGTCGCGCGGACAACGCGATCGAGGTTCTCCGTGACGTTCCGGGCGTCAATCTGGTGCAGCAAGGGTCCCCGGGTACCAGCGCGTCTCTGTTCATCCGCGGCGCCAACGCCGAGCAGACCCTGACCCTGCTCGACGGCGTCACGGTGAACAGCACCACACTGGGGCAATTCAACTACGGCACGCTGGTCACCGACAACATCGACCGCATCGAGGTCCTGCGCGGTTACGGTGGCACGCTATATGGGTCGGCCGCGGTTGGCGGCGTCGTCAACGTTCTCACTCAACCGGGCAGCGGACCGCCGTCGATTTCTCTGCGCGGCGAAGGCGGCAACGGCGGCACCCAGCGCTACGTCATGAACCTCGGCGGCAAGAAGGGGATCGTCGGCGTCAGCGGATCGGTAGGCTACGGCAGCTCCGGCGGTTTCCAGCCGGTCAACGACGATTACACCAACCTGACGAGCACGTTGCGGGTCGATGCCGACCTGGTCGAACGGGGCACGCTGCGCGGCTTTTTCCGTTACATCGACGCGGTCACCGGCCTCTACAACAACCTGTACTACCTCTCGCAGCCCGACCCGAACGCCCGCTTCAGCGACGAACTCTACCTCTTCAAAGGCGAATGGGAGCATCAGCCGCTCGACGCGTTCTCGTATCGCCTCTCCGGATACGTTACCCACGAGACCCAGGTGTACACCGACCCCGATCCGCCCTTTCCGGGCTCGTCGATCCGCTCCACGACGCCGACGCAAATCAACGACGGCCAGGCGCAGGCGAACTATTATTTCCGAAACATCGGTATCACTACGGCAGGTTTCGAGTTTCAGGAGCAACTGGCGCGGCCCAAATACCTCAACTCCGCCGCCAACGGCGGCACCGAATCGCAGAGCTTCGACGCCAGTCGATCCATGTACTCCGGTTACCTCCTGCAGCAGATCCTCCTGCTCGACGAACGCCTCATCGGTACCGGCGGATTTCGTGTCGACGCTTACGAGGGCTTCGGGGAAGAGGTCAGCCCGTCGTTCACCGCCGGCTACCGGCACGACTGGGACGATACCGAACGGTGGTCGACGCACATCAAAGGCTCGTACGCGGAGGGTTTTCGTGCGCCGACCTTCAACGAGCTGTACTTTCCCAACTACGGCAATCCCAACCTCGACGCCGAAACCAGTAGCGAGTGGGACGGCGGGGCCGAGCAGAATATCTGGGGCCCGGCGGTTACGGTCAGCGGAACCTATTTCTTTCGCCGCGCCAACCGGCTCATCCAGGGGGTCTTCGATCCGGCGACGTTCCTGTTTCAGGCGCAGAACGTCGGACGCGCCGACGTGCAGGGGGTCGAGACCGGTGTCATCCTCGCGCCGTTTACCGTTCTGGCCCAGGCTCCACCGCTGACCAACTTCACCTTGAAGGGCTGGTACACGTACCTCGACTGGGACGTGGTCGGCGGAAACGGTACACTGCTGCGCCGCCCGCACAACACCATGAGCGCAGTGGCGCGCTGGCAGTTTACCGACGCGTTCCGGTCCGACGACCGCATCGACATGACCGCGGCGGTGAACTTCGTCGGTAATCGCGCCGACGCCGACCCGACGACCTTTACGATCGCGACCAATCCCAACTACACCGTCGTCGACGGGGCCCTCACGTACAGCACTGCCGTACCCGAGGTGCCCTGGCTGGAGCAGATCGCGGTATACTGCCGTATCAACAACATGTTCGACCGTAACTACCAACAGGCACTCGGTTTTCAGGCGCCACCGATAAACTGGGTTCTGGGAACCCAGGTCACCTTCTAA